The Paenibacillus sp. FSL R7-0204 genome includes a region encoding these proteins:
- a CDS encoding aldehyde dehydrogenase, whose product MPPYTAQQIEQLLAEHRQWFASGATRSAAFRLEQLRKLKDAITRNEARIIAALNQDLHKSEFEAYATEIGFTLDSIGYMMKHLRRWMKPVKVGSPLHLFPARSRIIAEPYGTVLIIGPFNYPFQLLIEPLIGAIAAGNCAVLKPSESTPATSAVIEDMIRETFDPAYIRVVQGEKETTNLLIHAAFDYIFFTGSVPVGRIVMEAAAKNLVPVTLELGGKSPVIVDRSADLETAAKRIVWGKLINVGQTCIAPDYLLVHSEVAAELIERMKRCVTDFYGTDIRRNTDYGRIVNERQLRRIGGMLERDRDKLILGGTVIPEELYIEPSLIYPADWSDASMEDEIFGPVLPILEYTRLEEAIRSINARPKPLALYLFTRDKQVEQQVMTEVSFGGGCINDTISHVASTRLPFGGVGNSGIGGYHGKYSFDLFSHHKSIVKRGTRLDLGIVYPPYGNKVKLARKLLK is encoded by the coding sequence ATGCCACCATACACTGCACAACAGATCGAACAGCTGCTGGCTGAGCACAGACAATGGTTCGCCAGCGGAGCCACGAGAAGCGCCGCCTTCCGGCTGGAGCAGCTTCGGAAGCTGAAGGATGCCATCACACGGAACGAAGCCCGGATTATTGCTGCACTGAACCAGGATCTGCATAAAAGCGAGTTCGAGGCTTATGCCACAGAGATCGGATTCACGCTGGACAGCATCGGCTATATGATGAAGCACCTGCGGCGCTGGATGAAGCCGGTGAAGGTAGGCTCACCGCTGCATCTGTTCCCGGCGCGGAGCAGAATCATAGCCGAGCCTTACGGGACGGTGCTAATTATCGGGCCGTTTAACTACCCGTTCCAGCTTCTGATCGAGCCGTTAATCGGCGCTATCGCCGCCGGTAACTGCGCCGTACTGAAGCCTTCCGAGAGTACACCCGCTACCTCCGCTGTCATCGAGGATATGATCCGGGAGACCTTTGATCCCGCCTATATCCGGGTAGTACAGGGCGAGAAGGAAACGACGAATCTGCTGATTCATGCGGCGTTCGATTATATTTTTTTCACTGGCAGCGTGCCTGTAGGCAGAATTGTCATGGAAGCGGCGGCGAAGAACCTGGTGCCCGTCACCCTTGAGCTGGGCGGCAAAAGCCCCGTAATCGTCGACCGGAGCGCCGACCTGGAAACCGCCGCGAAACGGATTGTCTGGGGGAAGCTGATCAATGTGGGGCAGACCTGTATTGCGCCTGATTATCTGCTGGTCCACAGCGAGGTGGCAGCGGAGCTGATTGAGCGGATGAAACGCTGCGTCACCGATTTCTATGGCACCGACATCCGGCGTAACACAGACTATGGACGGATCGTGAATGAGCGCCAGCTGCGGCGGATCGGGGGGATGCTGGAGCGGGACCGTGATAAGCTGATACTGGGCGGGACAGTGATCCCAGAGGAGCTGTATATCGAGCCGTCCCTGATCTATCCGGCGGATTGGAGTGACGCTTCCATGGAGGATGAGATCTTCGGGCCTGTGCTGCCGATACTGGAGTATACCCGGCTGGAGGAGGCCATCCGGAGCATCAATGCCCGTCCGAAGCCGCTCGCCCTCTATCTGTTCACCCGCGATAAGCAGGTGGAGCAGCAGGTGATGACCGAGGTGTCCTTCGGCGGCGGCTGCATTAACGATACTATCTCCCATGTAGCCAGCACCAGGCTGCCGTTCGGCGGTGTCGGGAACTCCGGGATTGGCGGCTACCACGGCAAATACAGCTTCGACCTCTTCTCCCATCATAAAAGCATTGTTAAGCGGGGCACCCGCCTGGACCTCGGCATTGTCTACCCGCCCTACGGCAACAAGGTCAAGCTGGCGCGGAAGCTGCTGAAATAG
- a CDS encoding Crp/Fnr family transcriptional regulator has translation MRPEPASLQACLLFRGKSADEIEQLLHTLAYAVSSYHKNAIILAEGDPADRLGILLSGRIEVQKTHPTGSSVTIAHLKEGQTIGEAVLFRRNNTVPATVTATGPCKVMFISKQELLRLFAADTDILTRFIENLSERLVLVNRKIENLSAGPLRRRIVDFLLEQGEQQESDRLKLPFSRKEWAEHMNTARPSLSRELGFLRDQGWIEFKGNEITLLNRSRMQDYIQTLPSSAGNL, from the coding sequence ATGAGACCAGAGCCTGCTTCGCTGCAAGCCTGCCTGCTATTTCGCGGAAAATCCGCAGATGAGATCGAACAGCTGCTGCATACGCTGGCCTATGCGGTCAGCTCCTACCATAAGAATGCGATTATTCTGGCAGAGGGTGACCCGGCCGACCGGCTTGGGATTCTGCTCTCAGGCCGCATTGAAGTGCAGAAGACACATCCCACCGGCAGCAGTGTGACCATCGCGCATCTGAAGGAAGGGCAGACCATCGGCGAAGCCGTATTGTTCCGCAGGAATAACACCGTGCCCGCCACCGTCACAGCCACTGGCCCCTGCAAGGTGATGTTCATCAGCAAGCAGGAGCTGCTGAGATTATTCGCGGCCGACACCGATATCCTCACCCGCTTCATCGAGAATCTGTCCGAGCGGCTGGTGCTCGTGAACCGGAAGATCGAGAACCTGTCCGCCGGACCGCTGCGCCGCCGTATCGTAGACTTCCTGCTGGAGCAGGGAGAGCAGCAGGAGTCAGATCGGCTGAAGCTCCCTTTCAGCCGGAAGGAATGGGCCGAGCATATGAATACCGCCCGTCCTTCCTTGTCGCGGGAGCTGGGATTCCTGCGCGACCAGGGCTGGATCGAATTCAAGGGCAATGAAATCACCCTGCTGAACCGGAGCCGGATGCAGGATTACATCCAGACTCTGCCCTCTTCGGCAGGCAATCTATAG
- the hcp gene encoding hydroxylamine reductase, with protein sequence MSEMFCFQCQEAAKGTGCTIQGVCGKTSEVANLQDLLVYTLKGIAIFARSGRELGITDPVTEKFIIESLFATITNANFVPEYFTAKIREGLALRDLWRSRVADAGVMAYLSEHDAANWSAVTDEELTDKARAVGVLATEHEDIRSLRELLTYGLKGMAAYMEHAAVLGFYEAGAHAFMEKGLAAALDNDLSGGELTALVLECGKFGVDVMALLDRANTAAYGNPEITKVNIGVGTNPGILISGHDLKDMEALLKQTEGTGVDVYTHSEMLPAHYYPAFKKYSHFVGNYGNAWWKQNEEFASFNGPILMTTNCIVPPKDSYKDRLYTTGNTGYPGIQHIAAGADGEKDFSALIEQAKSCSAPVEIETGEIIGGFAHAAVMNVADQVVGAVESGAIKQFFVMAGCDGRMKSRNYYTDFAAELPGDTVILTAGCAKYKYNKLALGDIGGIPRVLDAGQCNDSYSLVVIALKLKEVFGLADINDLPISYNIAWYEQKAVIVLLALLHLGVKNIHLGPTLPAFLSPNVAKVLVDTFGIGGITTVQEDMERFIAAV encoded by the coding sequence ATGAGCGAAATGTTTTGTTTCCAGTGTCAGGAGGCAGCTAAGGGGACCGGGTGTACGATTCAGGGGGTGTGCGGCAAGACGAGTGAGGTAGCGAATCTGCAGGATCTTCTGGTGTATACACTCAAGGGCATTGCCATCTTCGCGCGCAGCGGGCGTGAGCTGGGGATTACCGATCCGGTGACGGAGAAATTTATCATAGAGAGCTTGTTCGCTACGATTACCAATGCCAACTTCGTGCCGGAATACTTCACAGCGAAGATCCGGGAAGGACTGGCCCTGCGGGATCTGTGGCGCAGCAGAGTGGCTGATGCCGGAGTGATGGCCTATTTGTCGGAGCATGACGCGGCGAACTGGAGTGCGGTGACGGATGAAGAACTGACGGACAAGGCGAGAGCGGTGGGTGTGCTTGCTACAGAGCATGAGGATATCCGTTCCTTGCGCGAGCTGCTGACCTATGGTCTGAAGGGAATGGCTGCTTACATGGAGCATGCTGCGGTACTGGGCTTCTATGAAGCAGGAGCCCATGCTTTTATGGAAAAAGGTTTGGCAGCTGCGCTGGATAACGATCTGAGCGGCGGTGAGCTGACGGCTCTTGTGCTGGAATGCGGCAAGTTCGGCGTGGATGTGATGGCGCTGCTGGACCGGGCCAACACCGCAGCCTACGGTAATCCGGAGATCACCAAAGTCAATATTGGAGTAGGTACGAACCCTGGTATTCTGATCAGCGGTCATGACCTCAAGGACATGGAGGCGCTGCTGAAGCAGACCGAGGGTACCGGAGTGGATGTGTATACGCACAGTGAGATGCTGCCGGCCCACTACTATCCGGCCTTCAAGAAATATAGCCACTTCGTAGGCAACTACGGCAATGCATGGTGGAAGCAGAATGAGGAATTTGCCAGCTTCAATGGTCCGATTCTGATGACAACGAACTGTATTGTACCGCCAAAGGACAGCTACAAAGACCGGCTGTACACGACAGGCAACACCGGTTATCCGGGAATTCAGCATATCGCGGCAGGCGCGGACGGAGAGAAGGATTTCTCAGCTCTGATCGAGCAGGCCAAGAGCTGCAGTGCTCCGGTAGAGATTGAGACAGGCGAGATTATCGGCGGCTTCGCCCATGCAGCTGTAATGAACGTGGCGGATCAGGTGGTTGGAGCAGTAGAGAGCGGCGCCATCAAGCAATTCTTCGTCATGGCCGGCTGTGACGGACGGATGAAGAGCCGGAATTATTACACTGACTTTGCGGCAGAACTGCCGGGTGATACGGTGATCCTTACCGCAGGCTGTGCCAAATACAAATATAACAAGCTGGCGCTGGGCGATATCGGCGGAATTCCGCGCGTACTTGATGCCGGCCAGTGCAATGACTCCTATTCTCTTGTGGTTATAGCGCTTAAGCTGAAGGAAGTCTTCGGTCTTGCGGATATTAACGATCTTCCAATCTCCTATAACATTGCCTGGTATGAGCAAAAAGCGGTGATTGTACTGCTGGCCCTGCTGCATCTGGGCGTGAAGAACATTCATCTGGGTCCTACACTTCCGGCCTTCCTGTCGCCTAATGTAGCTAAGGTTCTGGTAGATACCTTCGGTATCGGCGGTATTACTACCGTCCAGGAAGACATGGAGCGGTTTATCGCTGCGGTATAA
- a CDS encoding aldo/keto reductase, which yields MRYNRLGNSGLQVSALGLGTNSFGKRADQETSVRIIHAALDQGINFIDTANIYADSESERIIGLALEGRRQSVVLATKAGLPKHEGPGGSGSSRHHLMQELEGSLRKLKTDYVDLYQIHTFDPYTPLEETLRTLDDLISSGKVRYIGASNYAAWELMKALGISEARHFAKYISIQCSYSLADRTPEAELLPLCLDQGLGIIPYFPLAGGILTGKYAGSSKAPAGSRAETDPNFRRFLTPERISLGEQVQAIAEGLGTSSAALSLAWLMNRPAVSTVIVGATTVEQVQHNLQSLSASPDAGIIEQLDQASAAFRTGEPFAVYRLP from the coding sequence ATGCGATATAACCGTCTGGGCAATAGCGGCCTGCAGGTGTCCGCCCTGGGTCTTGGAACTAATTCCTTCGGCAAACGGGCAGATCAGGAGACCTCGGTCCGCATTATTCACGCCGCCTTGGACCAAGGAATCAACTTCATCGACACAGCCAATATCTATGCCGACTCGGAATCAGAGCGGATCATTGGCCTTGCACTTGAAGGCAGACGCCAGAGCGTAGTGCTGGCGACCAAAGCCGGATTGCCGAAGCATGAAGGGCCGGGCGGCAGCGGCTCTTCGCGCCATCATCTGATGCAGGAGCTGGAGGGCAGCCTGCGCAAGCTGAAGACTGATTATGTGGATCTCTACCAGATTCACACCTTCGATCCCTACACACCGCTAGAGGAAACCCTGCGTACGCTGGATGACCTGATCTCAAGTGGCAAGGTGCGCTATATCGGAGCCTCCAATTATGCCGCTTGGGAGCTGATGAAGGCGCTCGGGATCAGCGAAGCCCGGCACTTCGCGAAATACATCTCCATTCAGTGCAGCTATTCACTGGCTGACCGCACGCCCGAAGCCGAGCTGCTTCCACTCTGCCTGGATCAGGGTCTGGGCATCATCCCTTACTTCCCTCTGGCGGGCGGCATTCTTACCGGCAAATATGCCGGCAGCAGCAAGGCCCCTGCCGGCTCCAGAGCAGAGACCGATCCGAACTTCCGCCGCTTCCTTACCCCGGAGCGCATCTCGCTTGGGGAACAGGTTCAGGCCATTGCGGAGGGGCTGGGCACTTCATCTGCGGCACTATCCCTGGCCTGGCTGATGAACCGGCCCGCCGTCTCCACGGTGATTGTCGGCGCAACTACAGTAGAGCAGGTACAGCATAATCTGCAGAGCCTCTCTGCTTCGCCGGATGCAGGGATAATTGAGCAGCTCGACCAGGCCAGTGCCGCCTTCCGCACCGGCGAGCCGTTTGCAGTCTACCGGCTGCCGTAA
- a CDS encoding flagellar assembly protein A yields the protein MPQQDIEPSRYEFVESLMLERKGLLDSFSVEGRTSDGTTGDKNGIILVQDNQIFITPPLPGGAPARISAIHPVVLKINWKTVTEPTEVTKADYITWEICEKPQYEITVSPDKLKVHFTLYRAEKYAWNLVNCPAAFEAVVRAQPNPAMLLSTLTIEQIISSLDNRFILRNLNIPALYAELENPTYLPVCIAEGRAPLPGKEARLEFQLPEHTLEGNRMLRGQGASAQEPADSLEYLRFPGAPFTFAGEVFARKLPPEEGIPGLDTDGRVLPPPPPQDIYFAAGNHAKLLPCGKIVARHTGRPRICGGSGSVRICDFPPVYLLTRELTDPAGDVMFAGDIVVPGDLEGPVRIEALGNVYVYGDILQSTIIATGSIYVSGQVTGSGLYAGYAGVMQHRLHSLASLLRTETDGLLEAARQLAKNVESRQQSVNYGLVVMLLLEDKYSHLGSLIRDLQAALSRMNGAFGSCTDQLWHILEVFAHPGQFTGYITDSVLSRFSRLLLKLGEEIELLQEEHAVINLARSQESRLESGGKLLVRDSC from the coding sequence ATGCCGCAGCAGGATATCGAACCAAGCCGATATGAATTCGTAGAGTCCCTGATGCTCGAACGTAAAGGTCTCCTGGATTCATTCTCTGTGGAGGGCCGGACTTCTGACGGGACAACTGGAGATAAGAATGGAATTATCCTCGTGCAGGACAACCAGATATTCATTACTCCCCCGCTCCCCGGAGGCGCTCCCGCCCGCATTTCTGCGATCCACCCTGTTGTCCTGAAGATCAACTGGAAGACCGTTACAGAGCCAACTGAGGTGACCAAGGCAGATTATATTACCTGGGAGATCTGCGAGAAGCCGCAGTACGAAATTACCGTATCGCCTGACAAGCTCAAGGTCCACTTCACTTTATACCGTGCAGAGAAGTACGCCTGGAACCTGGTCAACTGTCCCGCCGCCTTTGAGGCGGTCGTCCGTGCCCAGCCCAACCCGGCGATGCTGCTGTCCACGCTCACCATAGAACAGATTATTTCCTCACTGGACAACCGTTTCATTCTACGCAACCTGAACATTCCCGCCCTGTACGCGGAGCTGGAGAATCCTACATATCTTCCCGTATGCATCGCTGAAGGAAGAGCCCCGCTGCCCGGCAAGGAAGCCCGGCTGGAATTCCAGCTGCCGGAGCATACACTGGAGGGGAACAGAATGCTTCGGGGACAGGGAGCTTCGGCTCAGGAGCCAGCGGATTCCTTGGAGTACCTCCGTTTCCCCGGAGCCCCCTTTACCTTTGCAGGCGAAGTCTTCGCACGCAAGCTGCCGCCGGAAGAAGGCATTCCCGGCCTCGACACAGACGGAAGGGTCCTGCCCCCTCCCCCGCCGCAAGATATCTACTTTGCTGCCGGTAATCATGCCAAGCTCCTTCCCTGTGGTAAAATCGTAGCCCGGCACACCGGCAGGCCCCGGATCTGCGGAGGAAGCGGCAGCGTCCGGATCTGTGACTTCCCTCCGGTCTATCTGCTGACCAGGGAGCTGACAGACCCTGCGGGCGATGTTATGTTCGCAGGCGACATCGTTGTACCGGGAGATCTGGAAGGACCTGTACGGATCGAAGCCCTTGGGAATGTGTACGTCTATGGCGATATCCTCCAATCTACCATTATAGCCACCGGCAGTATTTATGTTAGCGGCCAGGTTACCGGCAGCGGCCTGTACGCAGGATATGCCGGGGTAATGCAGCATCGCCTGCATAGCCTGGCAAGCCTGCTGCGGACAGAGACAGACGGACTGCTTGAGGCAGCGCGCCAGCTGGCCAAGAATGTGGAATCCCGCCAGCAATCCGTGAATTATGGTCTGGTAGTCATGCTGCTGCTGGAGGATAAATACAGCCATTTGGGCAGCCTGATCCGCGATCTCCAGGCTGCGCTGAGCCGTATGAACGGAGCGTTCGGTTCCTGCACGGACCAGCTCTGGCATATACTCGAGGTATTCGCCCATCCGGGACAATTCACCGGCTACATCACAGACAGTGTCCTAAGCCGCTTCTCCAGGCTGCTCCTCAAGCTGGGCGAGGAGATTGAGCTGCTCCAGGAGGAGCATGCGGTGATTAATCTTGCCCGGTCACAGGAGAGCCGCCTGGAGTCCGGCGGCAAGCTGCTTGTGCGTGATTCCTGCTAA
- the biuH gene encoding biuret amidohydrolase: MQIAATPYIWPYDGAVDPAKTALMIIDMQTDFCGKGGYVERMGYDLSLTARAIQPIQRLLARIREIEGFTVIHTREGHKPDLSDLPANKRWRSRQIGAEIGSEGPAGRILVRGERGWQIIEELAPAHGEYIIDKPGKGSFYATDLDLILKNKGITHLILTGITTDVCVHTTMREANDRGYECLILADCTGATDEANHLAALSMVQMQGGVFGSVSDSQAVLRALEQY; the protein is encoded by the coding sequence ATGCAGATTGCAGCAACACCTTACATCTGGCCTTATGACGGGGCTGTGGACCCGGCGAAGACAGCGCTGATGATTATCGACATGCAGACGGATTTTTGCGGCAAGGGCGGTTACGTCGAGAGAATGGGTTATGACCTCTCATTAACGGCGAGGGCGATTCAGCCCATTCAGCGGCTGCTGGCACGTATCCGGGAGATTGAAGGGTTCACCGTGATCCATACCCGCGAGGGACATAAGCCGGATCTGTCGGATCTGCCGGCGAACAAACGGTGGCGCAGCCGCCAGATCGGGGCCGAGATCGGCTCCGAAGGACCGGCGGGACGAATTCTCGTGCGGGGGGAGCGCGGCTGGCAGATCATCGAGGAGCTGGCGCCTGCCCACGGAGAGTACATTATAGACAAGCCGGGCAAAGGGAGCTTTTACGCAACGGACCTGGACCTGATCCTGAAGAATAAAGGAATTACCCATCTGATTCTGACCGGTATTACGACCGATGTCTGTGTACACACCACGATGCGGGAAGCCAATGACCGCGGGTACGAGTGCCTGATTCTTGCAGATTGTACGGGAGCGACGGATGAAGCGAATCACCTGGCGGCACTGAGTATGGTTCAAATGCAGGGCGGGGTGTTCGGCAGTGTAAGTGATTCACAAGCGGTGCTGCGTGCGCTGGAGCAATACTAA
- a CDS encoding ABC transporter substrate-binding protein yields the protein MWNKSRTKALMLLTSLMLLLTACGNNTEAGKAEGQGAEGPGELKKVVLRLKWIHQAQFAGFYTAVEKGFYKEAGLDVEIRPGGSDFPAVQMVASGSEEFGVTGADQVVIAREKGVPVKALSAIYRKTPFVMFTLKESGIQTMEDLVGQKVGIKLGGNEELTFRAMEKSAGIDPSQIEEMPVKYDLSPLLTGQVKAWPGYVINEVLAVEEQGKEVNIIDPNDYGINFYADTLFTTESIIKKDPEMVASFVQASMQGWDYAVKHPEEAAEFGLKYGEKLDLKHEVNMMKASIPLLDPEKLPLGSMDEASWETLQKNLVELGFVKKEQDIGGLFTNEFLK from the coding sequence ATGTGGAACAAGTCCAGAACGAAAGCGCTGATGCTGTTAACCTCGCTGATGCTGCTCCTGACCGCCTGCGGTAACAATACGGAAGCCGGGAAGGCTGAAGGCCAGGGGGCGGAAGGCCCGGGCGAGCTGAAAAAGGTGGTGCTCCGGCTGAAGTGGATTCACCAGGCGCAGTTTGCCGGTTTTTATACCGCGGTGGAAAAAGGCTTCTATAAAGAAGCGGGGCTGGATGTTGAGATTCGCCCGGGGGGCTCGGATTTCCCGGCTGTGCAGATGGTAGCTTCCGGCAGTGAGGAGTTCGGAGTTACGGGTGCCGACCAGGTCGTCATCGCCAGAGAGAAAGGCGTTCCGGTCAAAGCGTTGTCCGCGATCTACCGCAAAACCCCGTTCGTCATGTTCACGCTCAAGGAGTCCGGGATCCAGACGATGGAGGATCTTGTCGGGCAAAAGGTAGGCATTAAGCTGGGCGGCAACGAGGAACTGACCTTCCGGGCCATGGAGAAAAGCGCGGGCATCGACCCTTCGCAAATCGAAGAGATGCCGGTCAAATATGATCTGAGTCCGCTGTTAACCGGTCAGGTCAAGGCCTGGCCCGGCTATGTCATTAATGAAGTGCTGGCTGTAGAGGAGCAGGGCAAGGAAGTGAATATTATCGACCCGAACGACTATGGCATCAATTTCTATGCCGATACCTTGTTCACTACGGAGTCTATCATCAAGAAGGACCCGGAGATGGTCGCAAGCTTCGTGCAGGCATCTATGCAGGGCTGGGATTATGCGGTCAAGCATCCGGAGGAGGCGGCGGAATTCGGTCTGAAGTATGGCGAGAAGCTTGATCTGAAGCATGAGGTCAATATGATGAAGGCCAGCATTCCGCTGCTTGATCCGGAGAAGCTTCCGCTGGGCTCGATGGACGAGGCGTCCTGGGAGACCCTGCAGAAGAATCTGGTCGAGCTGGGCTTTGTGAAAAAGGAACAGGATATCGGCGGATTGTTCACCAACGAGTTTTTGAAATAA
- a CDS encoding ABC transporter ATP-binding protein yields MTTAIKEQLDAAAAQHPGTRETMLSLRNCSLSFGKVPVLDQVSLDVYRNEFISILGPSGCGKSTTLRLMLRLLSPEAGGEVAYASPDLSLGMVFQKPVLMPWLSTLQNVMLPLELGEKKKFSKAEAREKAESALRLVGLQDYLNHFPHQLSGGMQQRAAIARALAADPTVLLMDEPFGALDELTREKLNFELLRLWESPETSLSSIVMVTHSIHESALLSDRVVMMSPRPAGVTDIIPVTLPSPREAGMEELPEFHRIVKELRKRVKHL; encoded by the coding sequence ATGACAACAGCGATCAAAGAACAGCTGGATGCTGCCGCCGCGCAGCATCCCGGTACCCGGGAAACGATGCTCTCCCTGCGCAATTGCTCTCTTTCTTTCGGCAAAGTGCCTGTGCTGGATCAGGTCAGTCTTGACGTCTACCGCAATGAGTTCATTTCGATTCTCGGACCGAGCGGCTGCGGGAAATCTACAACACTCCGGCTGATGCTGCGATTGTTAAGCCCGGAGGCCGGTGGAGAGGTGGCGTATGCCTCACCTGATCTGTCCCTGGGCATGGTCTTCCAGAAGCCGGTACTGATGCCGTGGCTCAGTACGCTGCAGAATGTAATGCTGCCGCTTGAACTGGGCGAAAAGAAGAAGTTCAGCAAAGCCGAGGCACGTGAAAAAGCGGAAAGTGCCCTGCGCCTGGTCGGCCTCCAGGATTATCTGAACCACTTCCCGCATCAGCTCAGCGGCGGGATGCAGCAGCGGGCAGCGATTGCCCGGGCTCTGGCGGCCGATCCGACGGTGCTGCTGATGGACGAACCGTTCGGCGCGCTGGATGAGCTGACACGCGAGAAGCTGAATTTCGAGCTGCTGCGGCTGTGGGAGAGCCCGGAGACCAGTCTAAGCAGCATTGTGATGGTCACCCATTCCATTCATGAATCCGCGCTGCTGTCAGACCGGGTCGTCATGATGTCTCCCCGGCCCGCCGGTGTGACGGATATCATTCCGGTGACGCTGCCCTCCCCGCGTGAGGCGGGCATGGAAGAGCTGCCGGAATTCCACCGGATTGTCAAGGAACTGAGAAAGCGGGTGAAGCATCTATGA
- a CDS encoding ABC transporter permease → MTVKIKDTLYPVTFALGFLLLWELAVRVLSVPMYLLPAPTQVVSAINGSLWSHTLVTLGEALTGFILANILGLATAVIFVHSKPIEKGMFPLAIALKTTPLVALAPLLVVWLGTGYTSKVIASMLICFFPILVNSVKGLKAIEYEAWELFSTYKGTKSEIFWKLRLPTSLPYIFSALKISTSLAIVGAIVGEFVGANKGLGYVVLVSSYHMDTPVMFSAIIASAVCGLLLFWCIGLLEKRVIFWTRSDDL, encoded by the coding sequence ATGACGGTCAAAATCAAAGACACCCTGTACCCGGTCACGTTTGCGCTCGGCTTCCTGCTCCTATGGGAGCTGGCTGTACGTGTCCTGTCGGTTCCTATGTATCTGCTGCCTGCACCTACGCAGGTAGTCTCGGCTATTAATGGCTCGCTCTGGTCGCATACGCTGGTTACGCTGGGCGAAGCTCTGACCGGGTTCATTCTCGCCAATATCCTCGGCCTCGCTACCGCAGTGATTTTCGTGCATTCCAAGCCGATTGAGAAGGGGATGTTCCCGCTCGCCATCGCCCTTAAGACTACGCCGCTGGTGGCGCTGGCCCCGCTGCTGGTCGTTTGGCTGGGGACCGGATATACCTCGAAGGTAATCGCTTCGATGCTGATCTGCTTTTTCCCGATTCTGGTGAACAGTGTTAAGGGTCTTAAGGCCATTGAATACGAAGCCTGGGAGCTGTTCTCGACCTACAAAGGGACGAAGAGCGAAATCTTCTGGAAGCTGCGCCTGCCGACGAGTCTGCCTTATATCTTCTCTGCCCTCAAAATCTCCACCTCGCTGGCCATAGTCGGTGCCATAGTCGGCGAATTTGTCGGAGCCAATAAGGGACTCGGTTATGTAGTGCTTGTCTCTTCCTATCATATGGATACGCCGGTGATGTTCTCGGCTATTATTGCTTCGGCGGTGTGCGGCCTGCTGCTGTTCTGGTGTATCGGGCTGCTGGAGAAACGGGTTATTTTCTGGACAAGGAGCGATGATCTATGA
- a CDS encoding ring-opening amidohydrolase has protein sequence MMNCSVIRIPAGAPHDMSGLSAAVEAGLFRPEEVVAVLGKTEGNGCVNDFTRGYAVMALKGFFAEAAKGGAAGISYVMSGGTEGVLSPHFTVISRSGQGEPGVAGDGLKSLAIGVARTRGFRPEELGRLPQVDAVADAVDRAVKEAGITSPEDVHFVQIKCPLLTAEQIYEAHSRQASLVTEDTYKSMGYSRGASALGAGVALGEVDRASLQEEDICTDWSRFSAVASTSAGSELSCCEVIVFGNSLSADGPYHIDHAVMQDAVDGAALQGLLDRYPGEELVQVLAKAEADPDGIIRGRRHIMLDDSDINHTRHARAVVGGVLAYVGGDPMIYVSGGGEHQGPKGGGPVAAVFRRR, from the coding sequence ATGATGAACTGCTCGGTCATTCGAATCCCAGCAGGCGCGCCGCATGATATGTCGGGATTAAGCGCAGCGGTGGAAGCAGGCCTGTTCCGGCCGGAGGAAGTGGTCGCGGTGCTGGGGAAGACGGAGGGCAACGGCTGTGTGAATGATTTTACGCGGGGTTATGCTGTGATGGCCTTGAAAGGATTCTTTGCTGAAGCGGCAAAAGGAGGAGCTGCCGGCATCTCTTATGTGATGTCCGGCGGTACGGAAGGGGTGCTCAGCCCGCACTTCACGGTCATCAGCCGCAGCGGACAGGGGGAGCCGGGGGTGGCCGGTGATGGCCTGAAGTCGCTCGCCATTGGTGTGGCAAGAACCCGGGGCTTCCGGCCGGAGGAGCTGGGACGGCTCCCTCAGGTGGACGCCGTGGCGGATGCCGTGGACCGTGCGGTTAAGGAGGCGGGCATCACCTCACCGGAGGATGTGCATTTTGTACAGATCAAATGTCCGCTGCTTACCGCTGAACAGATCTATGAGGCACACAGCCGTCAGGCGTCCCTGGTGACAGAGGATACGTACAAATCGATGGGGTATTCCAGAGGCGCTTCTGCACTGGGTGCCGGGGTCGCGCTGGGTGAGGTGGATCGTGCGTCTCTACAGGAGGAAGATATCTGTACAGACTGGAGTCGATTTAGCGCGGTAGCCTCCACTTCGGCGGGCAGTGAGCTGTCCTGCTGCGAAGTGATTGTGTTCGGGAACTCGCTGTCTGCGGACGGCCCGTACCATATCGACCATGCCGTGATGCAGGATGCAGTGGATGGCGCTGCACTTCAGGGCCTGCTGGACCGGTATCCGGGTGAAGAGCTGGTGCAGGTGCTGGCCAAAGCTGAAGCTGATCCCGATGGTATCATCCGCGGACGCCGCCATATCATGCTGGATGACTCGGATATCAATCATACGCGCCATGCACGGGCTGTAGTCGGGGGTGTGCTGGCCTATGTCGGCGGCGACCCGATGATCTACGTCTCCGGCGGAGGCGAGCATCAGGGGCCGAAGGGCGGAGGGCCGGTGGCGGCTGTGTTCCGCCGCAGGTAG